Proteins encoded in a region of the Osmerus mordax isolate fOsmMor3 chromosome 17, fOsmMor3.pri, whole genome shotgun sequence genome:
- the LOC136960178 gene encoding GTPase IMAP family member 9-like yields MLVKKLSQRTEDKMDVRIILVGSKGSGKRCSQRTILDLKQPQSKLQKAEGEVSGRTVTMVDTPGWYNDLSSKKTPVLVKKQIESSVLLCLPGPHAFFLVINVETPFREGMRKSVEDHMKLLGERVWHYSVILFTHGDWLEDKTIEEHIESEGKALQWLVEKCENRYHVLNNINPGDRSQVTELLDEIKKMVARRNVEPFHRVKVEDLKDSDDETVEEDWAFYREMTQGIRTRKTHSFPFVTPSLNGEKRSEVNSRCTSGFSSFKSASRRTLSSGYRSLKSTSESISSDYGSCSYDLRSMCRSDQGWGGAKYCKK; encoded by the exons ATGTAAGGATTATCCTGGTTGGATCTAAAGGATCTGGTAAAAGATGTTCACAAAGGACCATCCTGGACCTTAAACAACCTCAATCCAAACTCCAGAAGGCTGAAGGTGAGGTATCAGGGAGGACGGTCACTATGGTAGATACTCCTGGTTGGTATAATGACCTATCCTCGAAAAAGACTCCTGTACTGGTGAAAAAGCAGATTGAGTCCAGTGTGCTGCTGTGTCTCCCTGGACCCCATGCCTTTTTCCTGGTTATAAATGTTgagacccccttcagagagggaatgaggaaaTCTGTGGAGGATCACATGAAACTACTGGGTGAGAGAGTCTGGCATTACTCAGTGATACTGTTCACCCATGGAGACTGGCTGGAAGACAAAACTATTGAGGAGCACATTGAGAGTGAAGGAAAGGCCCTCCAGTGGCTTGTTGAGAAGTGTGAAAACAGGTATCATGTTTTGAACAACATTAACCCAGGAGACAGATCACAGGTCACAGAGCTGCTGGATGAGATTAAGAAGATGGTGGCAAGAAGAAATGTGGAGCCGTTTCACAGAGTGAAAGTGGAAGATCTGAAGGACAGTGATGATGAGACGGTGGAGGAGGACTGGGCATTCTACAGAGAGATGACACAGGGAATTAGAACCAGGAAAACTCATAGTTTTCCATTTGTAACTCCAAGTT TGAATGGTGAGAAAAGATCTGAAGTAAACTCTCGGTGCACCTCGGGTTTCAGCTCGTTCAAGTCAGCATCAAGAAGAACACTGAGCTCTGGATACAGATCACTGAAGTCAACATCAGAATCAATCAGTTCGGATTATGGATCATGCAGTTACGATCTCAGATCAATGTGTAGATCTGATCAAGGATGGGGCGGAGCCAAATATTGTAAAAAGTAG